CGAGACGGTGACTGGTCAGTCGCAAGAAGAAACAGCCCACCAGTTCCAGGGCTCGCTCGAGATAGGCTTCCCGCTCCTTCTCGCCACTTATCCGCTGCATGTCCGCTTCGAAATAGGGTTGCAGGATCTGATCCAGTCGACCGACGCCGATGTCATCGTCCATGCTGTCCAGTCCGATACCAATGAACAGAATCCAGATCGCCTGGAGAGCTTCGTGGAGAGTCGCGGCCGGCTCGTTGCACAGCTTGCGCAGAATGCGTTCGATCTCTTTCAGTTCCGCCCTTCTCGAATCCGATCCGGCTTCCGCGCGAGCCTCCAGGCCGACCTGGTCGGCCAGTCGGCGGGTATAGAGCGAAACGCCTTCCAGTGCGGTGTCCATCGCGTCGAGAGCTTTCAGCTTCTCGTCTCGAGTGGCGTCGTCGAGAACGGCATCCTTTTCGAACTCCGTCTTCTGCCGCTGGATCTGCTCGCGAAACCCCGGCAGGCCCTTGCGCACCGCCGTGCCGAAACCCGGGCTACCCGGGTTCAGCGAAACCAGCCCCCAGGGAATGAGGAAGAACATCCGGTCGTAGATCCGGTCCGCGCGCACTGATTCACCCCGCTCTCGCCTGGCGCGCAACCTCTGCTGCCAGACGTAAGGCAGGTGACGATTCATCCAGAACGGGAGGACTTTCTTGTGCAGGGTCCGGGCGGTCTCTGGCGTGATCGCAAAAGGATCCAACTCTCGCTGGTCAAGGGTGTTGAGCTCGCCCCAGATGGACCAGCCGATGGTGAAAGGATGGTTCACCGCGCCACATATGGGGTTGGGCGTCAAGGTCCCAGCCAGCAGATCTCCGTTGCGCAGTAGAGGCTCCCGGTGGCGCATCACGTGACAGAACGCTTCGGCCGTGCGCTGGGCGGGATCCCAGGGCGTACCATCGTTGCGGTTTTCGTAGCCGTTCTCCTGAAAGAAGTCGGTCAAGAGTTCGCCGTACTCGGCGGTGACCTCGGGAAGCTCTTCGAGGTGTTCCTGCTTGAATCGCGCCAGGCGTGGAAAATCCCCGAGGGAGGAGTCGGCCAGATAGGCCTCTTTCAGCCAGTGCACGCCCGAATCGACCGGCTCGGCCCTGAGACGGTCGGCGGTACGGGCTTCGCGCATACGCCGCTCCGGTTTACCGGCCTTCGCGGCGACTTCGAAAGCGACGGCGCGGTTCTTTCTCTTCTGCTCCTCAATGGCAGAGAGGCCTCCCCCCGGATCGACGAGGCTCATCAGATAGCTGTAGTAGCCGAAAACGGCAGGGTTCCCTTCGAGCCGTACATCGGACGCGAGGAATTTTCGCACTTCGTCATCCGGTCCGAGCTGTTCCATGGCCGCAATTTCGTCCTCAGAAGCGAAGACTAACGTCGCCTCGGCCTCTTCAGCGGATCCCTCGCCTCTTTGGACCCGGATCTGTCCATTGCGGATCACGACGACGATGTTCACTGACCCGTCTTCGGTCCGAAGACAGACGACAGCATCGATCGGACAAGGCCTGGCGGCGGCAGACTCCGGCTCCCCGAATAACGCATCGCGTAACTCGGGAACCGAATCGAATAACCCGGCGACACCCGTGAGATTCAGAAACAGCCGCTCTCCCGGGGTAGCTATGTCCTCTGCCTCGCATTCCATGGCGTATTGATGCCTCGATTCGGTGTATAGTATTCGAACGCACTCATCGCGCCAGGCTCGGCAGGAAAGTCACCACTCATGAATCTTGCTCGAGTATTCTGTCTCGCGATAATTCTCATTCTCGTCCTGGTCGCGTCCGATTCTCGAGCCAAAACGGTGACCTATACACTCGACGATGTCGTTCTGGCGGAAAATAGCTCCCAGATGACGGGCAGCTTCACCTGGACTTTCGATGTCGGCGATTTCGAGAATGGCAGCGAGCAATTCATCTCCCTGGAAGTCCCCTTTACCCTGCATGATCACACAAACCTGAAAAGCACCGTTGACGTCGGCAACTCCATCGAAATCACACTCGAAGGCAATGCTCACGACGACGGGGTCGATATTACACTCTTCCTGCTAGCGCCCCTGACGCCCTCGGCCTCTTCATCGCTCGATCTGGCCCGAAGCGAGTACGACATCGGCGGCAATGGGTTTCACGCTGGCTCGTTCCTCTCCGGAAGTATCTCGCCGATGGTCTCGGCCCCATCGCTCTCGGGGCCTGCCCTTTTGGCCCTCGCCGGACTGCTGCTGGCCATCAACGGGTACAACGCGCGGCGATTTCACCTTGCCGGTGGAAGCGGGAACCGAACTGGGCCGATCGCTCCATCTCGAGGATGAGCATCAGCCGAACTCGGCTGGCGGATCGTTGCGCTTCCCATCCGATGTAGGTTCACTTGGCCTCAGTCGAGGGATTTCAGGAAGTCGATCATGGCGCGGTTCACCGCGTCGGGCGCCTCCTGCTGGGTCCAGTGCCCGATGCCGGGCAGGATGACCGGATCCTGCAATCCCGTACAGACCGCGCGCATGTTCTGCTCCCAGAACGGGTTACCGGCGATCAGGTCGCGATCCCCGCTGATGAACAGAGACGGCTGCTCGATCTTCTTGCCCTGAAAAGCCGCCGAATACTCCCAGGTGCGATCCATATTGCGGTACCAGTTGAGGCCACCGCGGAAACCGTTGCGCTCAAACTCGCCGACGAAGAAGTCGAGATCCGCTTCGGAAAGCCAGTCGGGCAGCTTCTCGCTACTGGGCATCTGGTCGAGGAAGGCCGCACGCTTGCTCTGTGTGCGGAAAATCCCGTCGTCCTCGGGCCGGTCGCCGGAGGCGGCGTACATGAAGTCGCGAACGCTCCTGCGCACATCCCTGCGAAGTTCGTGCTCAGCCACGCCCGGAGTCTGGAAGTAGAGGATGTAGAAGAAGGTGTCGCCGAACATATTCTTGAACAGTTGAATCGGCGTAATCGGTGTGCGTTCCGACATGGGCACCGACAAACCGATCACTGCGCGGAAAACATCGGGACGCCACTGCGCTGCGTTCCAGGCGACGGGCGCGCCCCAGTCGTGGCCGGCGATCACGGCCTGCTCTTCTCCGAGAGCAGCGACGAGGCCGACGATATCGCCGACGAGGTGGAACTGCGTGTACTGCTCGACCGCTTCAGGTGCCGTCGTCTGACCGTATCCGCGTTGGTCGGGAGCGACCACGTGATACCCGGCCTCGGCCAGAGCCGAGAGTTGGTGACGCCACGAGTACCAGGATTCGGGAAAGCCGTGACAAAGGACCAGGAGGGGACCCTCCCCCGCCTCGGCGATGTGCATCTGGATGCCGTTGGTCTCTACTGTGCGGTGTTGGATTTCGTGCATGAGTCCTAGTCTGCCAGAAACATACGGGTGCAACCTGAAACGGGTAGAGTGGCACCTCGACGGAGGCTTCGATGACAGCGAAAACGCCTGGTGAATTCACGCGCTATCGGGAGAGTGCGATCGAGTTTCTGGCCGAACTCAGCGTGAACAACGATCGCGACTGGTTCAAGGCGAACCAGACGCGCTACGAGGAACAGGTGCGCGAGCCTACCCTGGCCTTCATTCGAGCGATGGAGCCACGCCTGCGAAAGCTGTCGAAACACCTGGTCGCCTGCAATAAGAAGGTGGGCGGTTCGATGATGCGACCGCAGAGGGACACGCGCTTCGCAAAGGACAAGACCCCCTACAAGACCAATGTGGGCGTGCAGTTCCGTCACGAGGCGGGCAAAGACGTACACGCTCCAGGGCTCTACGTGCACTTCGATCTCGACGAGGTGTTCATCGGCGTGGGTATGTGGCATCCCGATGGGCCCACGCTCGCAGCCATGCGCGAGTACCTGGACGAGCAGCCGAGGAAGTGGCTCAAAGTCCGGGACGAGAAGACTTTCAACCAGTACTTCAGTCTTGGCGGGGAAAGCCTGAAACGACCTCCGAAAGGCTACGACGCGGACCACCCACTGATCGACGATCTCAAGCGCAAGGACTTCATCGCGGTCGCGGACCTGACCTTGACAGACCTGTTCAAGCCCCGATTCACCGACAAGGTGGAGACTCACTTCAAAGCGGCCCGGCCGTTCATGAAGTTGATCTGCGAAGCGCTCGACCTCCCCTTCTGAGGAAGTCGACTCCAACACGTACACGCGAATCCGGCAGCGATTCGAGTTGCGGACTCCCGAGCTAGTTCGACGCTTGCGTCAAGAAGATCGGCGATGACCAGGCTCGTGGCTCTACCTCGTCCAGGCATTCGTCGCCCGGATCGAACTTCGGCCCGTTCGCGTAACACGGCCTCGGTCGGATGCACTGGCCTCGCTCGTCGCGATCACAGCGAAGCGGATCTCCGGCCACCATCGGTTTCGCTTCCTGAATCGCGCGAACGTAATAGATCGTTTCGCGCCCACTGTGGGAGAAGTCGGGATCTTCGAACTCGACCCGACAACCGCCACCAGTATCGCTACAGGGCAGAATCCGCCACGGGTCTTCGATCAGGGGAGCCACCGGCTCATCGGGACTTTTCTGCGGACGGATGCGCACGACTTCGATGCGCGTGATTTCGTTTCTCGTGTCGCTGGGGAAGTAGCATTCGCCCAGGCAAAGACGTTCGGTTCGCTCCCTACCGAGGCTGGACACCACGTCTTGCGGACACCCGGGCTTCTGCTCGAAAGAGCCGACTGCACGAACTTCGAAACGCGGATTCTCGGATAGCTCGAATTCGCTTCCCATGGGTTTCGATGTGCCGTCGGGCAGCAGGAGATCAAACCAGAGGAGAATTCGATCACCCGAGGTTCCATAGACCTCGCGCCGAACGAGCGAGTCGAACAGAGCATCGCGTCCGCGCCCCTCGGCGTGTGCCGCAACGAGACCTCCGGTGTAATAAAAGGACGCCCCCCGTTCCGGCATGAAACCCGTCAACGGGCGAACTTCGTCGAGCGCGAGCGTTCCCTTCTCGCGTTCGGCAGCGAGCACCTCGGGATCGGGTTCGAGGCGCTCGAGTACGGCGCCATCGATACCCCATGCGTCCGTCATCGCCTTGCGCCCGAACTCTTTGTAACCGGTACCCGCCCGAGCCTTGTGATTGTCACTCGAGCCAATCAGCCCGTAGCGATAGCGACCGGGTTCCCGGCCCTCTCCGAATGCACCCAGCGCCAGTCCGTACTGCGCACTCATCATCGGCCGGTACATGAAAGCGGGCATGAAGCCGCCGGGCAATTGACCGCATTCACCCCAATCCTCCGGCGTTGCACCGGGAATCAAGTGAAAACGGGAACTGCCGTATGACCCCGCAATGAAATCGTCGCGCACACGCCGGACTCTGTCCGCGCATTCCTCGGATTCCGGATCCGCACAGGTCCGACGCGCGAGGATTCCAGCGCGATGACAGCACGGTTCGTAGCCGTCGCTGGGCTCCGGGCACACGAGTTCGCCATTCTGATCTCTGGTAAGGGCTGCAAACGGACCGTAGCGTTCCGAATTTCCATGACCGGAGAAGACCTCGAACAGAGGTTGCCTCTCGGACAGTTCGCCACCCGTTCCCATCTGTGAGGCGAGCGAGGACAGCGCGGGTGAGTGGATGCCCCAGCTCGTGCCGTGCGGGATCACGAGGTTGTCAAAACCCCAGTCGTCGAGCTTTGCGAACAGAGTCCCGGGCGTCCGTGCCGTCTCGATACAGTTCTCCGGAAGTTCGCGCACGGGGACGCCTTCTTCACACAATGGCGTGGCCATGGCCTCGGTTACCCAGCGGTTGAAATCCATGTAGTAGCTGAAGTTCTCGCGATCCAGAACCGGCAGGGCCACGCGCATCGGACCCATTCCGGCAATGGCGTCGTTGAGCAGATTCTGACCGGCACCGATCGGGCGCGTCGGGACTTCGCCTGCACCAATCCCCCGCAGAATGACGTTCTTGTGGCCGTAGTGGTTCTCCGGTTCGCTTCCCATCTGGGTCCACTCCCAGCCGAGCAGCGATACGAGATCCGGATCCGACCCTCCGCCGGAAACCTCGTTGCACTCGCGAATCGAAGCGATCGTCTCCCGCCATTGTTCGGGCGTCAGCATCTCGGCGTGGTCGTTGATCGACCAGAAATCGAGCGCGGAACAATGGCGGGCGAAGTCGCAGGCATCCGCGGGCGGATGGGCACCCTCGCCCTGAATGAGCGGCAGACTGAACAGAAAAGCGTCGGAAGACCACGTCGTGTGCACGTGAAGATCGCCGAACAGAATCTGTCTGTCGGCGGACGCTCCCGCATGGACCTGAGTGGCTCGAGACCGGGATACGGAAAGCGGATCACGCGCGGTCCGGGAGATCTGAGGTTGGCTGATGTAGTCGCCACCGGTTCCGCGCAGGAGCATTGCGTAGGCCGCCGCCACGATCAGAACGGCGCCGACCGTGAAGTACACAACACCCAACAAGATCTTCTTCAATCGGGACTCCCCGGATTCGCGAAATCAGGCCCTGGGCCGAATCGCGCCAATCGTATCGAAGCGCGCATCCTCTTTCCACGGAATTACGTCACCACTCATGCACATCCAATCGAGTAACTGGGCGCGCAGATCCGCGACGACCGCAGCGTGCTTCGGATCGCCGGCCAGATTCTGGCACTCACCGGGATCCTGTGTGCGATCGTAGAGTTCGTCCGCCTCGTAGAGCCGATGACAGTAGGTAAAGCGATCGGTGCGAATCGTCAGCACTCGGCCGTTCGTGAGCGGTTCTTCGTTCTGGAGTGCACCTTTCAGGTCGTAGGGATAGTCCGGCTGCTCCAATAGATGTTTCTCGTTCTTGCCGAAACCACCCTCGCTGAAGGCGGCGTCTCTGTGGACCAGAGAGGCATCTCCCAGCAGGGGAACCAGGCTCCTGCCGAAATGCGAGTAGTCCGCTTCGAGTTGCGCCATTTCGAGCAAGGTCGGAACGATGTCGATGAGTTCGGCAAAACTGTCCGTGACCGCTCCTTCCGCTGCGTCCGGGGACGCGATGACGAGCGGATTGTGGAGCAGGCTCTCGTGCTGCCCGGCCGGCCATTTCTCGATCAGGCCGAAGTCGCCCAGATACTCGCCGTGATCGCTGAAGAAGAACGTCGTTGTATTGTGAGCGAACCCGGCGACGTCGACGGCGCGATTGATCCGTCCCAACTGATCGTCGATACGGCTGACCATCCCCGCGTAGGTCGCGCGAATCTCCGCCCAATCGTCGGCACCGAGACGATTGGTTCCGTAGCGGTCCACGATCGCCTGCATATAACTCGGCTTGTCGGCGAGGTCGGCCGCAAGAGGAGGCGGTGTCGCCGCGCGGTCGTGCATTGAAAACCAGGGTTCTTCGACCTCAAAAGGAGGGTGAGGAAACATGAGCGGCAAGTACAAAACAAAGGGTTCGGGAATTCCTTCCTGCAACCACAGTTCAGCCGTTCGTATCACCGCCTCGTCGAAATCGAGCGACACTCCGGAGCGCTCGCGAAGTCCGTGATAGAACGCACGGGAGAGCGGATGTTCTCTTTCATAGGGCGAAGGCGAATAGAGCATCTCGGGCGACACTTCGAAGCCGAAGCGACTCGTACTCTCCTCCGTCATTCCCTTTGCAAAGGTATCGCCGCGCAACCCCGCATGAGCGACGTGATAGCCGGCGTTCTTCAGGATCCGCAGGATATTCGGCTCTTCGGGCTGGAGAAGATGACCCAGTGTGCGATGACCGCGCACGTGCGGATACCAGCCCGTCAGAAACGAAACTCGACTCGGAGAGCAGACGGAATGCTGTCCGTAGGCGCGAGTGAAGCGCGTACCGCGAGCCGCGAGCGCATCGATATGCGGGGTGCGTGCGAGTTCGTTTCCGAAGCAGCCCACCGCATCGAAGCGCA
This genomic window from bacterium contains:
- a CDS encoding alpha/beta hydrolase, producing the protein MHEIQHRTVETNGIQMHIAEAGEGPLLVLCHGFPESWYSWRHQLSALAEAGYHVVAPDQRGYGQTTAPEAVEQYTQFHLVGDIVGLVAALGEEQAVIAGHDWGAPVAWNAAQWRPDVFRAVIGLSVPMSERTPITPIQLFKNMFGDTFFYILYFQTPGVAEHELRRDVRRSVRDFMYAASGDRPEDDGIFRTQSKRAAFLDQMPSSEKLPDWLSEADLDFFVGEFERNGFRGGLNWYRNMDRTWEYSAAFQGKKIEQPSLFISGDRDLIAGNPFWEQNMRAVCTGLQDPVILPGIGHWTQQEAPDAVNRAMIDFLKSLD
- a CDS encoding DUF2461 domain-containing protein, which encodes MTAKTPGEFTRYRESAIEFLAELSVNNDRDWFKANQTRYEEQVREPTLAFIRAMEPRLRKLSKHLVACNKKVGGSMMRPQRDTRFAKDKTPYKTNVGVQFRHEAGKDVHAPGLYVHFDLDEVFIGVGMWHPDGPTLAAMREYLDEQPRKWLKVRDEKTFNQYFSLGGESLKRPPKGYDADHPLIDDLKRKDFIAVADLTLTDLFKPRFTDKVETHFKAARPFMKLICEALDLPF
- a CDS encoding DUF3604 domain-containing protein; this translates as MKKILLGVVYFTVGAVLIVAAAYAMLLRGTGGDYISQPQISRTARDPLSVSRSRATQVHAGASADRQILFGDLHVHTTWSSDAFLFSLPLIQGEGAHPPADACDFARHCSALDFWSINDHAEMLTPEQWRETIASIRECNEVSGGGSDPDLVSLLGWEWTQMGSEPENHYGHKNVILRGIGAGEVPTRPIGAGQNLLNDAIAGMGPMRVALPVLDRENFSYYMDFNRWVTEAMATPLCEEGVPVRELPENCIETARTPGTLFAKLDDWGFDNLVIPHGTSWGIHSPALSSLASQMGTGGELSERQPLFEVFSGHGNSERYGPFAALTRDQNGELVCPEPSDGYEPCCHRAGILARRTCADPESEECADRVRRVRDDFIAGSYGSSRFHLIPGATPEDWGECGQLPGGFMPAFMYRPMMSAQYGLALGAFGEGREPGRYRYGLIGSSDNHKARAGTGYKEFGRKAMTDAWGIDGAVLERLEPDPEVLAAEREKGTLALDEVRPLTGFMPERGASFYYTGGLVAAHAEGRGRDALFDSLVRREVYGTSGDRILLWFDLLLPDGTSKPMGSEFELSENPRFEVRAVGSFEQKPGCPQDVVSSLGRERTERLCLGECYFPSDTRNEITRIEVVRIRPQKSPDEPVAPLIEDPWRILPCSDTGGGCRVEFEDPDFSHSGRETIYYVRAIQEAKPMVAGDPLRCDRDERGQCIRPRPCYANGPKFDPGDECLDEVEPRAWSSPIFLTQASN
- a CDS encoding sulfatase-like hydrolase/transferase; protein product: MTRPNFVLFIPDQLRFDAVGCFGNELARTPHIDALAARGTRFTRAYGQHSVCSPSRVSFLTGWYPHVRGHRTLGHLLQPEEPNILRILKNAGYHVAHAGLRGDTFAKGMTEESTSRFGFEVSPEMLYSPSPYEREHPLSRAFYHGLRERSGVSLDFDEAVIRTAELWLQEGIPEPFVLYLPLMFPHPPFEVEEPWFSMHDRAATPPPLAADLADKPSYMQAIVDRYGTNRLGADDWAEIRATYAGMVSRIDDQLGRINRAVDVAGFAHNTTTFFFSDHGEYLGDFGLIEKWPAGQHESLLHNPLVIASPDAAEGAVTDSFAELIDIVPTLLEMAQLEADYSHFGRSLVPLLGDASLVHRDAAFSEGGFGKNEKHLLEQPDYPYDLKGALQNEEPLTNGRVLTIRTDRFTYCHRLYEADELYDRTQDPGECQNLAGDPKHAAVVADLRAQLLDWMCMSGDVIPWKEDARFDTIGAIRPRA